Within Quercus lobata isolate SW786 chromosome 5, ValleyOak3.0 Primary Assembly, whole genome shotgun sequence, the genomic segment ttaaaCTTCTCAACTCCCCTTGGATTGCCCGGTTTGTTAACGTGAATGTCTTGGGAAAGCGAAGAACAAACAGAATTCGATCATCTTGCAAAAGAGGAGGCTGGTCATATCTCGGAATAGAAACCTTCACCCATTCCCATGGATCCATAGAATTGGGCTCCCTAGATGGCAACATTGTGCTTCCCAACAAACATAACACTCTTTCCCCaccatttttctttgattcaGTGTAAATCCCTTCAAAGGCAATTGAGAGCTCAGAATGGCTAGGCCATATCCTAAACTGAGGACTTCCATGGTACCTACTATTCTCAAATGTACCAGCTAGAGTCATGCCCATGACCAAGAACCCACTGACACTCACAGACTTCCTAGATCGATGGGCATGATCAACATCCATTACCCAAAAGGAAACCAAATTTAATGGATCCACAACATCGGATGAACTCTTTAACACATCTCTATCATCAAATGGCATTATTGGAGCCTTACCTGCCTCCTGCCTCCAATCCCCATGGACAAAAAAGAGTTCTTCTTCGATACTAAAAACTCTGTTGTCTTCAGCTCGCAATTCAGAGGCAGAAGATAGAACAGAAGCACATTCTTTTTTCACTTCATCTATTCTATCGTACTTGTAGATTTCAGGATCTTCTTCAGATAAGTATGACTTTGCAGACCCCAAGACCAATAGCCCATACACACACCAAACAAAAGTAGCCAAAGAAGCAATCTTCATGATCCCAAttgttcaaatttaaaaactttcttCAAAAACTCTCAGCTACCCACTAAACAAAAATCAGAAAAGTTCAAAACCCAAGTGCTCTATCAGAGATTTCTATAGGACAAGTATAGTTTTGGTAGTTAGTAGTAACACCCACTAGGCATACACATGAAGCTAGTTACATAACATAACCATGAATAACAGGGAAGCATGTAAGAGAAATAAGTGTATGGTGGCAATTCTATGAGACATTTGATGTGAGGAAGACAAACCTGAAATTGGGGTTGTTCATTTCTGTCTTCTTTGCTTAGATATCTTTGAAGATGAACCCCACTTGCTGAAATTTAGTAAAGAACTTGGTACTTCGTACAACCTCGCTTTGTGTCTGAACTCTAGATCTTGGggttggagagagaaagagtgaagTTGAAGTGGTTCCGGTGCAGCTGAccaatttctttctttatagTAACTCTTTATCCCACAACTTGTCGAAGCGCGTGTAATGTAATAGagtgaatgggtttttttttttttttttttttttggaaacagaGTCAATGAGAAGGAAATTtcccattttaatttttcaactaCCTTTCTGCTTCCCTTGAGCGTTACTCAAGAGTCAAGATCAACTTCTCATTCGTTAATTTGGTACGAATTCTTCTATAAATTGTGCAATGACACCTCATGTTTTCAACAATGATgaataaaactagcaaaatttataatgagagCTTTTCATGACGTAGTTTATACAATTATACTttatagtcattttttttttatcattcttaattcttgaataataaataacaaagtTCGGCCTAATGATTCTCAAGGCACAATTAGTCTATAAAGTTATAAGTTCAAGACTACTTCTAACCAACATTTAAAGGacaccctaaaaaaaatgatataattatAGCGATTCTAGTCATTGATAACTCAAATAATATGATAGCAGGCATGAACTGAACACTTTTCCAACCATACACATCAGAGGAGGTTAAGACGGCACTTTTTTATATAGACTCAATGGTAAAtccactttcttttttttagaaattctAGCATATTGTTAAGGCCTGATGTAACAAAGGCCATTTTATCGATTCTAAACTTAGGCCATCTATTACACTCATGTAGTTGTGATCCTAAAGAAACACTCATGTAGCTGTGATCCTAAAGAAGAAGAACTCATAGTCCATCACAGAGTGTCGACCTATCAGTTTGGGTAATGTATTGTCCAGAAATTATTCTAAAGTCCCTGCCAATCGACTTAAAATTATCCAACTAAATGTGATATTTGATGCTTAAAGTACTTAAGTTCTTGATAGAATTATTACTTACAAAGCTACTATAACTTTTGAAGAGCACTTGCAATAGTGgtgctaaaataaaaaaataaaataaaaaaatttagcaccACTAAAAAGCTATTTGGAGCTACAACAGTGAGGTTATAGCCAAAAAATTTGGCTTCTCAGCTACAGTGCAAAGCTAAAGATAGCTTTAGCTATAGctcaaaggttaaaaaaaaaattattttattttgtgttcacACTATCGGTTAGAATatttgtggtgttttttttgtagtgagatgtattattttattgtagtagatatattattttattgtgttaaaagctaaaatagatctactgctgcagaatatgaataaataaaatagatagaGTAACTTTTTATAATGTTAAATAGCTAAAAATATAGCTCTACTATTATAAATGCTCTATATAGTGGATAAATAGAAGGTGAGATAGATTGTCATGAAATTAGACATAAGTAAGGCATATAACATAGTCGAATAGGAGTCTATGATGTGGCAGTTTCTCTGCTGCTAGAAAGTTAGTGCTCAGGCTCTAACTTCTCTTGCACTGTAGAATTGGTTGTCCCTTCGTTTTGAAGGAGTTGTAAGTTTCCTTGGAATAACAAGTGTATTCCTTGGCTAGTGGGGTTTTTGTTCAAGGGTTTTGGGAAACAGTAAGTTGAGATGGACGACCTTGCACAATCTTGGAGGAAACTAACTCTCTCCGATAGAGAAGGGCCAGGATGTTGTCTCACTGCGGATGAAAGTGAAAGAAATTTCTCTATAGCAGCAAAATTTCTCACCAAAAGGGCCATTAACGTGGATATCATAGCTAGAACTTTTACGCCATTATGGAGAGTTCGGAATGGTTTTAAGGTTAAGATCATTGGGGATCACAAGGTTCTGTTCTCctttgaaaagaaagaggatGTGGACAGAATCATGAGTAGTGAACCTTGGAGTTTCGACAAACATTTGGTGGTTATGCATCGATATGAGAATGAGGGGCCTTTACAAGAACTAAAGTTTGACAGAACGGTTTTTTGGGTGCAAATACATGGAATCCCAATGAGATATATGACTATGGAAGCAGCAGAAAAAATCTGTAGCACTGTGGGAAAGGTGATTCGTCCTACGGATCCTAGAGTTTATGATGGCGGTAGTTTCTTGCGTATCCAAGTATCCATAGACTTAACTCTTCCTCTGTGCAGAGGTCGATTAGTTTCCCTGAACAAGGATAAGCAGGTGTGGATTTCCTTCAAATATGAGAGACTACCGAATTTATGTTACTGGTGTGGTCGTCTTACACACGATGATAAGGATTGCGATCTTTGGATACAGAGTGAAGGAACATTGCAAGCTGAGCAGAGGGAGTTTGGGTCATATCTAAGAGCTGCTCCATTCAGTATGTCACGGAAGAACATGATCACTGTCCCTGGGTATTACTCCACGAGGAAGACGACTAACTCGGAAGCCAGTACGGAGTCTCAACCAATGGCAGAAGATCATACAGCCCAGTCACAACCCTCTGATGTTGACGCCGTGCCAGGGCAGAAGCAAAACGGTGACAACCGTTTCAGATGGAGCGATGATCAACCATTAATGCCCAACGGTCGTTTTGGAGTAAATTCCAGTTATTTCGTGGAGCCTGAAATCACGTCACCAATAAAGTCCAATAATGCCGTGATAAAGGAGAATTTAAAGCAGCCAAATTTGGAAGAAACGGCGCTGACTGAAGAGGTTTTGGACAGGTGTGAAGGGTCGGTTACAGCTGCCACGTTGGTAAGTGATGATTCAGGAAAACAGGGGCCAGATCAGATTAATGAAGCACATGCATCTCACGCACCTAGTAGGGTTTTGAAACAAGAAGGGCAGAAGAGGATTCAACCTACCTGGACACGTAGAGGCAGGCCACCGACTCAAGAGGCTGCTGCAAGCAGTGACTGTTGttcaggaaagaaaagggagagaAGGGATTCAGAGGATCATTCCGAGTTGCCGCCAAAACGTTTTCAGGCTTCTCAGAATGAGGAAGGAGTATCTAGTTTATTGGTGGAGGCTGAGTATCAGCCCCGCCAAAATCAATGAGTTGCTTAGCatggaactgtcgtgggcttgggaacctacgTACAGTGAGAGAGCTCGGGGAGATAGTtcgggcaaaagatccctcttTAGTGTTCTTAGCCGAGACACTAACAGATGAAGCAAGGCTAGAATTTGTTCAAGGTAGTTTAGGGTTTGATCATAGATGGGTGGTTCCGAGAGTGGGTAGAAGTGGTGGATTGGTTCTTTTTTGGAAGGCTTCGGTGAAACTAACGGTGGTGGGATCATGCAAAAACTATATTGATGGTTTTGTCGATAAAGGTGAAGAGAGTGAGTGGAGGTTAACGGGGTTTTATGGTGAGCCAGAAACGGCTAACAGAATTGAGGCATGGAACAAACTTAGGTGTCTTAATTCCTACCCAACTTGTCCATGGTTGTGTTTGGGCGACTTCAATGAAATTGTCAGACAAGATGAAAAGGTGGGGGGTGCTTTAAGGTCTCATAATCAAATGCAGCTTTTTAGAGACGTTCTGGATGAGTGTGGCTTTATGGACTTGGGATTTGTGGGTCCAAAATTCACTTGGGCAAGACACTATGAAGACGGTAGTTCTATTTGGGAAAGATTGGATAGAGGTTTGGCCACAAATAATTGGTTCCTTAAATTTCCAGGATCGAGGGTACATCACTTGCATTGTGATTCCTCCGATCACCAACCCATCCTTGTTGTCTTTTCGGGTTTGGAACATCCTAGGAGGAAGAAACCTTTTAGATTCGAGGAGATGTGGCTTTCTAACACTAGTTGTGAAGAGGTTGTCAAAGCCGCTTGGTATTGAACTAGTGGAGCCGAAGATGGGAGAGAGGTTCTGAATAAGGTGGAGAAGTGTGGTAAGGATTTAAACTGGTGGAATAGGAATGTTTTTGGAAATGTCCGAAGGGAGCTAGAGAAAGCTAAAAAAATGCTTATCGAGGCAGAAAGGGAGGCCATTCTCAGTGGTAATAATTTTCAAGTAAGGCATTTGAAGGCTGAAATTGAGGTTTTGCTTGATAAGGAAGCTATCATGTGGCAACAACGGTCCAGATTGTTATGGGCTAAGGAGGGGGATAGAAATACAAAATACTTTCACAGTTGTGCAACAAGGAGGCATCGAAAAAATTTGATAGAGAGTATTAGAGATGATGAGGGGGTGTGGAGAGTCCAACAGGAGGAGATAGGTGCAGTTTTAGTTGATTATTATAAGTCACTATTTGCATCCACGGATCGAAGTGTGACTCCAACTGTTCTGGAATGTGTACCACCAATGATTACGGATGAGATGAATGAAATATTGTGCTGCAAATTTGAAGAGAGTGAAGTGACCAAGGCGTTGAATCAAATGGCGCCTCTTAAAGCACCTGGACCAGATGGAATGCCTCCCCTTTTTTACCAGCATTTTTGGGGCACTGTTAGTCATGATGTCACTTCTTCAATCCTGATGTGGTTGAACTCAGGTACCTTACCCACTCCTTTGAATCATACCTTTATAGCTCTTATACCAAAGGTTAATTCTCCCGAATATGCAAATCAATTTCGCCCTATTAGCCTTTGTAATGTgttgtataaaatattttccaaagttTTAGTCAACCGTTTAAAAAAGCTGCTTCCTTCCATCATTACAGAACATCAATTTGCTTTTACTAAAGATAGATTAATTTCTGATAATATTCTTGTGGCCTTTGAGACCTTACATTGCCTTCAAAAATATAATGCTGGTTCCCATGGGTATATGGCAGTTAAattagatatgagtaaagcCTATGATCGGGTTGATTGGGGTTTTCTTGAAGAGATTATGAAGAAGAtgggttttaatgaaaaatgggTAAATCTGATGATGGTGTGTGTGAAATCAGTTACTTACTCTGTTTTGGTGAATGGAGAACCGTGTGGTATGATTAAGCCCACAACAGGAATAAGACAAGGAGACCCCCTTTCTCCCTTCCTATTCCTGTTGTGTACTGAGGGGTTAAATGGGATGATAAAGCAGGCTGAGAGGAGGGGTGATATCCATGGCTTTTCTCTATGCAGACGGGGTCCAAAGCTAACACATCTGctctttgcagatgatagtctcCTTTTTTGCAGGGCAACTATGGAGGAGTGTGGAAAGGTTTTGGAAGTGTTGAATCAATATGAGGAAGCTTCGGGTCAAAAAGTGAACAAAAGCAAAACCACAATCTTTTTTAGTAAAGCAACAAATGTTGAAGCGAAGAGGGCTATCAAGGAGGCTTGGGGTGTGTCAGAAATAACGCACTATGAGAGATATTTGGGTCTCCCATCCTTTGTGGGTAAAGGAAAAAAGGCtagtttcaattttattaaagaaaaggTGTGGCGGAAACTTCAAGGGTGGGAAGGGAAGTTACTTTCTCAGGCGGGTAGAGAAGTGTTGATTAAGTCGGTTATCCAAGCTATCCCTACTTACACAATGGGGTGTTTCAAAATTCCGATCGGCTTATGTAATGAGATTGAGGGCCTAATCAAgaggttttggtggggacaaagagGAGACCGAAGGAGGAttcattgggttaaatgggaaGATATGACAAGATCAAAAATATTAGGTGGAATGGGCTTTCGAGAACTCGCTTTGCACAATGATTCTCTCCTTGCAAAGCAAGCATGGCGTTTATTGCACAATACCGATTCACTATTTTACAAAGTTTTCAAAGCCCGATTTTTTCCTAACACGACTATCATGGAAGCTACAGATTCACGGATGGGCTCCTACGCTTGGAGGAGTATCCTACATGGAAGAGGTGTTTTACAGAGGGGTGCTAGATGGCGGATTGGTAATGGGCAGAAGATTAAGATATGGCAGCACCATTGGCTGCCAAGGAAGCATCCACCTTATTTACCGGAGTGTCCAATTCAAGACTTTGTGGATTCAACGGTAGATACACTCATTGATCCCATGAGTAGGCAGTGGGTTGAGGAGCTGGTTGACGGTCTGTTCACAAGGGAGGATGCCgagatgattaaaaaaattcctttagGCCAAGCTTTAGCCAAGGATACTCTGTTTTGGCCCCATTCAAGCAATGGTGTCTACAGCTGTAAATCCGGCTACAGATTTCTAAAGGAAGAGGCAACTGCTCTGGGTGATGTTGCACATGATCATCAAAACAGGGATAAGCATATTTGGAAGAGCATTTGGTCTTTGCATACACCACAAAAGGTGAAGACCATGCTGTGGAGGGCCTGCCGTGAAGCTCTGCCAACAAAACAAGCCTTAGTCCGTCGAAAAGTTATTGAAGTTTCAAATTGCGAGCGGTGCTGCAACTCGACAGAAAATTCCTTACATGCTCTGTGGCAGTGTCCTGAACTGGACCCGGTGTGGGACAATGCGGAGTGGGGTTTCAGAAGTTCAGTGCAATTCCTGGATTTCAAAGAGCTATGGTCGTGGTTGGTTATGCAGAAAAAGGATGTTGAATTGTTTGCAGTAACCGTATGGATGATCTGGAACCAGCGGAATAGAGTAAGACTCAATATTCCAGCTGAAAGTCTTCACCAACTTGCCCATACCGCCAGGACGTGGTTACTGGAATTCCAAAGGAGAAATGCAGGTCGTGTACCTCAGGTTCAACAGGAAACTCGTCGGACAAGAAGCAGGTGGAAGCCTCCGAGGGGtgagtttttgaaaataaactaCGACGGCGCAATCTTTCCGAACGAAAATAAATCAGGGATAGGCGTGGTGATAAGAAATGGAGATGGTGAAGTGATAGCATCATGCTCGAAATTGTTGCATCAAGCCTATAGTAGCAGAGAGGTGGAGGCGATGGCAGCTGTTACAGCCCTTTCTTTGGCATCAGACATAGGAGTTCAACAAGCCATATTAGAAGGAGACTCACTGGAAATTTTTAAGGCTCAAACAGAAGATTCGGTCCCTTTAGCTCCATTTGGTTTATTCATAGATGAGGCGAAAAGTTTATCCTCACAATTTGTCAAATTACTTTACTCTCATACTTTTAGAGAAGGTAATTCTTTAGCTCATGGTCTGGCTAGACATGCCATTGGCATACCAGATTTTctagtgtggatggaggatgttccaccacaTCTTTATTTTGTAGTTCATGCCGATTTAAGAGGCActgtttaataaaaatttcgatgtttcccctcaaaaaaaaaaaaaaaaaaaaaaaaaaacatagtcgAATAGGGTTTTCTCTGACAAATGATGCTACAGTAGAGCTTAGCAGAGTGATGGGTAAACTTGACCATGGAAAGTGTATACACAGCCTCCTATTCAGGATAACCCCTCTGATCGTACCTATTTCTCGTATGTGCTGAAGGATTGTCTTTTTTATTGAGGAAGGCGGCAGAGAATCAACAAATTCAAGGTgtcctatctttttttttttttgaaacattcaAGGTGTCCTATCTTGGAATTATGGTGTTCACATCACTCATTTGTTGTTTGCAAACTAGTATACTGTTTTGCCAGGCGAAAGTGGAGGAGTGT encodes:
- the LOC115990264 gene encoding uncharacterized protein LOC115990264; the protein is MSCLAWNCRGLGNLRTVRELGEIVRAKDPSLVFLAETLTDEARLEFVQGSLGFDHRWVVPRVGRSGGLVLFWKASVKLTVVGSCKNYIDGFVDKGEESEWRLTGFYGEPETANRIEAWNKLRCLNSYPTCPWLCLGDFNEIVRQDEKVGGALRSHNQMQLFRDVLDECGFMDLGFVGPKFTWARHYEDGSSIWERLDRGLATNNWFLKFPGSRVHHLHCDSSDHQPILVVFSGLEHPRRKKPFRFEEMWLSNTSCEEVVKAAWY